One window from the genome of Rufibacter tibetensis encodes:
- a CDS encoding glycoside hydrolase family 3 N-terminal domain-containing protein: MKYYTPLALALALGLQACSSTQTSQSAASAASASAATSTAPAAKATDKQIEDLIAKMTVEEKVGQMTQLTIDVILKGNEVATVDTAKLRNVLVNYNVGSILNVRNRAYTIDEWHTVLNAIHDVTDKTRLKIPVIYGIDAIHGNNYLAGTTLYPHNIGMAATRNPELVNRLAQITALETRAAGLPWNFDPVLDVGRQPLWPRFEETFGEDVFVVKTMGAAAIRGYEQNGKGPDFTVASCMKHFLGYSYPSTGKDRTPSYIPEQMLREIFLPPFKAAVEAGASTVMINSGEINGVPVHGSKYYLTQILRNELGFEGVAVSDWEDVIRLHTRHKVAATPKEAVRMSVEAGLDMSMVPTDFSFYDHLVALVKEGTISEDRINLSVRRILTLKKKLGLFEQVRPKAALKNTIHKPEFDQVSLQSALESLTLLKNNNNVLPLKKTGKIVVAGPTANTLAALHGSWSYIWQGTDETQYPTKAKTVVQGLIAEIGKDRVISRSVADFANAANYNVAQLKRDAAQAQAIVLCLGEKAYAESPGVIDDLDLEENQLALVRAAKETGKPVIIVLLEGRPRVLSSVEPLADAVLMAYRPATFGAAAIADVLFGDYNPDGVLPFTYPRFSGDVLTYDHKGTEIIREDIPNAAGNRGFNPQWPFGHGLSYTTFAFSDLRVNKTTFSNNDNLQVTVKVRNTGSKAGKKAVELYSHDQFASITPAARRLRAFSKVSLQPGEEKEVSFTISAKDLAFVNEAGKWVTEPGAFDLMVGDQKTTVTLQ, from the coding sequence ATGAAATATTATACCCCATTGGCGTTGGCACTTGCCCTGGGACTGCAGGCCTGCAGCTCTACCCAGACAAGCCAATCTGCCGCGTCAGCAGCTTCCGCATCTGCCGCCACCAGCACGGCTCCTGCGGCAAAGGCGACCGACAAACAGATTGAGGATTTGATCGCGAAAATGACGGTGGAGGAGAAAGTTGGGCAAATGACCCAGCTCACCATTGACGTTATCCTGAAAGGCAACGAAGTGGCCACCGTAGACACGGCCAAACTCAGAAATGTGTTGGTGAACTACAACGTGGGTTCCATCCTGAACGTGCGCAACCGGGCTTACACTATTGACGAGTGGCACACTGTCCTGAATGCCATCCATGATGTGACCGACAAAACCCGCCTGAAAATTCCGGTAATCTATGGGATTGACGCCATCCACGGAAACAACTACCTGGCTGGTACTACCCTTTACCCGCACAACATCGGCATGGCCGCCACCCGTAATCCTGAATTGGTGAACCGCCTAGCACAGATTACCGCCCTGGAAACCAGAGCCGCCGGTCTTCCGTGGAATTTTGACCCGGTATTGGACGTCGGCCGCCAGCCGCTTTGGCCTCGTTTTGAGGAAACCTTCGGCGAAGACGTGTTTGTGGTGAAAACCATGGGCGCTGCTGCCATCAGAGGCTACGAGCAAAACGGCAAAGGACCAGATTTCACGGTGGCATCGTGCATGAAGCACTTTCTGGGCTACTCGTACCCTTCTACCGGCAAAGACCGCACGCCTTCTTACATTCCAGAGCAGATGCTGCGCGAGATTTTTCTTCCGCCGTTCAAAGCAGCTGTGGAAGCTGGTGCTTCTACCGTCATGATCAACTCCGGTGAGATCAACGGTGTTCCGGTGCACGGAAGCAAGTATTACCTGACCCAGATCCTGCGCAACGAGCTAGGCTTTGAAGGCGTGGCCGTGTCTGACTGGGAAGACGTGATTCGCCTGCACACCCGTCACAAAGTGGCCGCTACACCAAAAGAAGCGGTGAGAATGTCTGTAGAAGCCGGTTTGGACATGAGCATGGTGCCTACTGACTTCTCGTTCTACGACCACCTGGTTGCTTTAGTAAAAGAAGGCACTATCTCTGAAGACCGTATCAACCTTTCGGTGCGCCGTATCCTTACCCTGAAGAAGAAACTTGGTTTATTTGAGCAGGTGAGACCAAAAGCTGCCCTGAAAAACACCATCCACAAGCCGGAGTTTGACCAGGTTTCTTTGCAGTCTGCACTGGAAAGCCTTACCCTGCTTAAGAACAACAACAATGTGTTGCCGCTCAAGAAGACGGGCAAGATTGTAGTAGCCGGTCCAACGGCCAACACCCTGGCGGCATTGCACGGCAGCTGGTCGTATATCTGGCAAGGAACCGATGAAACACAATACCCGACCAAAGCCAAGACAGTGGTACAAGGTTTGATTGCTGAGATTGGCAAAGACCGCGTGATTTCCCGTTCGGTGGCTGATTTTGCAAATGCCGCTAATTACAACGTGGCTCAACTGAAAAGAGACGCTGCTCAGGCGCAGGCTATTGTACTTTGCTTGGGAGAGAAAGCTTACGCTGAAAGCCCGGGCGTGATTGATGACCTGGATTTGGAAGAAAACCAACTGGCCTTGGTGAGAGCCGCCAAAGAAACCGGCAAACCCGTGATCATTGTGTTGCTGGAAGGCCGTCCGCGCGTGCTTTCTTCGGTGGAGCCGCTGGCTGATGCTGTTCTTATGGCTTACAGACCAGCTACGTTTGGTGCCGCAGCCATTGCCGATGTGCTCTTCGGGGATTACAACCCAGATGGCGTGCTGCCTTTCACCTATCCACGCTTCTCCGGCGACGTGCTGACCTATGACCACAAAGGCACGGAGATCATCCGTGAGGATATTCCTAACGCGGCTGGTAACCGTGGTTTCAATCCGCAGTGGCCGTTTGGGCACGGTTTAAGCTACACCACCTTCGCCTTCTCTGATCTGCGCGTAAACAAAACCACCTTCAGCAACAATGACAACCTGCAGGTGACCGTGAAAGTGAGAAACACCGGAAGCAAAGCCGGCAAGAAAGCGGTGGAACTGTACAGCCACGACCAATTTGCCAGCATCACGCCAGCCGCCAGACGCCTGAGAGCTTTCTCAAAGGTGTCTCTGCAGCCTGGTGAGGAGAAAGAAGTAAGCTTCACCATCTCGGCCAAAGACCTGGCCTTCGTGAACGAAGCCGGCAAATGGGTAACGGAACCCGGCGCTTTCGACCTGATGGTTGGCGACCAGAAAACAACGGTAACTCTCCAGTAA
- a CDS encoding hybrid sensor histidine kinase/response regulator transcription factor, with translation MGFNRAIGVVWMFLGLVVQVRAQVPEQYRFSLIDINQGLSSNQVKCFLKDSRGYLWVGTIAGGLNRYDGYKLKVYKYQSSDTTSIISNDVTRLLEGPDGKIWVQTLQGSCVFDPATEKFHRNQEPFLKKYQLPANSNIEDILKDREGNFWFVVAGQGLVKYNTKTRSSVMLKNAFSAKSNLSSNFISSIGQTTKGDIWVVHRNGILEKLDAKTLKVVERNDEIFRNYSQEALDYALTVDSANDLWLYVRESAVGVYFYKSSAKTLQHFHKTSAGLQLTNNLIRGIIEGEAGKIWIGADHGGINLVDKNSFTVQYIRHKEEVEKSLVHNSINALYKDNQGIIWVGTFKKGINYYHKNLVRFPQFRHQASLPGSLPYDDINAFAEDEKGNLWIGTNGDGLLYFDRATGKYTHYRHNPADANSLSNDVVVSLLLDRNKNLWVGTYLGGLSRFNGKTFTHYKNELGNPRSLSDNSIWELYEDKKGNIWIGTLRGGLELFDPTQNGFIHSNIGVGKFPIHCDYISAINEDRNGNLWVGGGFGVDVFNKETGKSSYFFHDPKNPKSLISNNIKFIHRDSRNQVWIGTSEGLDLYNEQDNSFSHFTTKDGLPNNTITTILEDKEGQLWVSTHSGIAHLMIRKVGQEYRYSFRNFDEQDGLQGKVFNENAALRTRRGELVFGGANGFNLFLPKQIQKNTAAPRLVFTDFQLFNQSLEAGKPVNERVILAKSVSDTKEITLEHDENVFSIEFAALNFIHPEKNRYRYKLEGFDKEWHTVESENRKITYTNLDPGHYTFKVMASNNDGVWTQTETQMEITVQAPFWQTPLAFVLYGVLGLMALVLIRRVELKKRETKFELEQERRAAHQLHELDLLKIKFFTNISHEFRTPLTLILAPIEKLLKEVHDPDQHHQYQMIQKNAKRLLNMVNQLLDFKKMDVEDMKLSPSKGDVVAFVQETVNSFVDLSDTKNISLSFASSVEALSVSFDKDKLEKILFNLLSNAFKFTPAQGRIEVELHCHATDAASEGLKILELKVRDTGIGIAKENHKKIFDRFFRDTVPGHMMNQGSGIGLALVQEFVHLHGGVITVDSAPGAGSCFTVTIPVKESIKKADVIEAVAEIQTEQETEPTLAKLRPVTFADHKPVVLVAEDNEDFRFYLKDSLSPHFNILEAKDGKEGWQKALAFLPDLIVSDLMMPEVDGMEFCKKIKSDPRTSQIPFVLLTAHTSDEKKLKGLDIGANDYLTKPFNFDMLLSRIRNLISQRELLQKVFEKKVSVQASENEIVSLDDKLIRKAIKYVEDNLSDPELSVEAMSRELGVSRVHLYKKMVAITGQSPVEFIRKIRLQHALQFLEKSQLTVAEVAYKVGFNNRKYFTKYFKEEYNILPSQYAESKLAEKKDA, from the coding sequence ATGGGTTTCAATAGAGCGATAGGAGTGGTATGGATGTTCCTGGGGTTGGTAGTCCAGGTGCGGGCCCAGGTGCCGGAGCAATACAGGTTTTCGCTCATCGACATAAACCAAGGGTTATCCAGTAACCAGGTGAAATGCTTCCTGAAAGACAGCCGTGGCTATTTGTGGGTGGGCACCATTGCCGGAGGGCTGAATCGTTATGATGGGTACAAGCTCAAGGTGTACAAGTACCAGTCCAGTGACACTACCTCTATCATTAGCAATGATGTGACCCGCCTGCTGGAGGGGCCAGACGGTAAAATCTGGGTGCAGACCTTACAGGGAAGTTGTGTGTTTGACCCCGCCACCGAGAAGTTTCACCGCAACCAGGAACCCTTCCTGAAAAAGTATCAGCTGCCGGCCAACAGCAATATAGAAGACATCCTGAAAGACCGCGAGGGAAACTTCTGGTTTGTGGTGGCAGGGCAGGGGTTGGTGAAGTACAACACCAAAACGCGCAGTTCGGTGATGTTGAAAAACGCCTTTTCGGCCAAATCCAACCTTAGTTCCAACTTCATTTCGAGCATAGGCCAAACCACCAAAGGCGATATCTGGGTAGTGCATAGAAACGGTATTCTGGAGAAACTAGACGCGAAGACCCTGAAGGTGGTAGAGCGAAATGACGAGATTTTCCGGAACTACAGCCAGGAAGCGTTGGACTATGCCTTAACCGTTGATTCCGCGAATGACCTTTGGCTTTACGTGCGCGAGAGTGCCGTTGGCGTTTACTTTTATAAAAGCAGCGCTAAAACGCTGCAGCATTTCCATAAGACATCAGCCGGGCTGCAACTGACCAATAATCTGATCAGGGGCATTATTGAAGGAGAAGCGGGCAAAATCTGGATTGGCGCTGACCATGGTGGCATCAACCTCGTTGATAAGAACTCGTTCACGGTGCAATACATCCGGCACAAGGAAGAAGTGGAGAAAAGCTTGGTGCACAACAGTATCAATGCGTTGTACAAAGACAACCAAGGCATTATTTGGGTAGGCACTTTCAAGAAAGGCATCAACTACTATCATAAAAACCTGGTGCGTTTTCCGCAGTTCAGGCACCAGGCCTCGCTTCCAGGGAGCCTGCCGTATGATGACATCAATGCCTTCGCCGAGGATGAGAAAGGCAACTTATGGATTGGCACCAACGGAGACGGCTTGCTGTACTTTGACCGGGCCACCGGAAAATACACCCACTACCGGCACAACCCCGCTGATGCGAACAGCTTATCCAATGACGTGGTGGTAAGCCTGCTCCTTGACCGTAACAAGAACTTGTGGGTTGGTACCTACCTGGGTGGGCTTTCCCGGTTCAATGGGAAGACCTTCACCCACTACAAAAATGAATTAGGGAACCCCAGGAGCTTGTCAGATAACAGCATCTGGGAGTTGTACGAAGATAAAAAAGGCAACATCTGGATTGGTACCTTGCGGGGCGGCCTGGAACTGTTTGACCCCACGCAGAACGGCTTTATACATTCTAATATAGGAGTAGGCAAATTCCCGATCCACTGTGATTACATCTCCGCCATCAATGAAGACCGGAACGGGAACCTATGGGTAGGCGGTGGCTTTGGCGTGGATGTATTTAACAAGGAAACCGGGAAAAGCTCCTACTTCTTCCATGACCCCAAGAACCCCAAAAGCCTGATCAGTAACAATATCAAATTCATTCACAGGGACAGCCGAAACCAGGTATGGATTGGCACCAGCGAAGGATTGGACCTCTACAATGAGCAGGATAACTCCTTTTCCCATTTCACTACCAAAGACGGGTTGCCTAATAACACCATCACCACCATTTTGGAAGACAAAGAGGGGCAGCTGTGGGTGAGTACTCATAGCGGCATCGCGCACCTCATGATCCGGAAGGTGGGACAGGAATACAGGTATAGCTTCCGGAATTTTGATGAGCAGGATGGTTTGCAGGGAAAAGTGTTCAATGAAAACGCTGCGCTGCGCACCCGCAGGGGAGAACTCGTCTTTGGCGGCGCCAACGGTTTTAACCTCTTTTTGCCAAAACAGATCCAAAAGAATACCGCCGCGCCACGCCTGGTGTTCACAGACTTTCAGTTGTTCAACCAATCGCTGGAGGCAGGCAAGCCGGTAAATGAGCGTGTGATTCTGGCCAAGTCTGTTTCAGATACCAAAGAGATCACGCTGGAGCATGATGAGAATGTGTTCTCCATTGAGTTTGCGGCCCTGAACTTCATCCACCCGGAAAAGAACCGGTACCGCTACAAACTAGAGGGCTTTGACAAGGAGTGGCATACCGTAGAGTCAGAGAACCGCAAAATTACCTACACCAACTTAGACCCGGGGCACTATACCTTTAAAGTGATGGCGTCTAACAACGATGGCGTCTGGACCCAGACCGAAACCCAGATGGAGATCACCGTGCAGGCCCCTTTCTGGCAAACGCCCCTTGCCTTTGTGCTGTACGGAGTTCTGGGCCTGATGGCGTTGGTACTCATTAGAAGAGTAGAACTTAAAAAGAGGGAAACCAAATTTGAACTGGAGCAGGAGCGGCGTGCCGCGCACCAGTTGCATGAGCTGGACCTCCTTAAAATCAAGTTCTTCACCAACATCAGCCATGAGTTCCGGACACCCCTGACGTTGATTCTGGCCCCCATTGAGAAATTGCTGAAGGAAGTGCATGACCCGGACCAGCACCACCAGTACCAGATGATTCAGAAGAACGCCAAACGGCTTCTAAACATGGTGAACCAACTGCTGGATTTCAAGAAAATGGACGTGGAAGACATGAAGCTTTCACCGTCTAAAGGAGATGTAGTAGCCTTTGTGCAGGAAACGGTCAACTCCTTTGTGGACCTGTCAGACACTAAGAATATCTCTTTGTCTTTTGCCTCCAGTGTAGAAGCGCTTTCCGTTTCCTTTGACAAGGATAAGCTGGAAAAGATCCTGTTCAACCTGCTGTCTAATGCCTTCAAATTCACGCCCGCGCAAGGCCGCATTGAGGTAGAACTCCATTGCCACGCCACCGATGCCGCCTCTGAAGGCCTGAAGATTCTGGAGTTGAAAGTGCGCGATACTGGCATTGGTATCGCCAAGGAGAACCACAAAAAGATCTTCGACCGGTTCTTCCGTGACACGGTACCGGGTCACATGATGAACCAGGGCAGCGGCATTGGGTTGGCCTTGGTGCAGGAGTTTGTGCACCTGCACGGGGGCGTGATTACGGTGGACAGTGCTCCAGGGGCAGGAAGTTGCTTTACGGTGACCATCCCGGTGAAAGAATCCATCAAGAAAGCGGACGTAATTGAAGCGGTAGCGGAAATTCAAACTGAGCAGGAAACAGAGCCAACCTTGGCCAAATTACGGCCCGTAACATTTGCAGACCACAAGCCGGTAGTGCTGGTGGCAGAGGATAACGAAGATTTCAGGTTCTACCTCAAAGATAGCCTGAGCCCCCACTTTAACATTCTGGAAGCCAAAGACGGCAAAGAAGGTTGGCAAAAAGCCCTAGCTTTTTTGCCAGATCTGATTGTGAGTGATCTCATGATGCCCGAGGTAGACGGTATGGAGTTCTGCAAGAAAATCAAGTCTGATCCCAGAACCTCCCAGATTCCGTTTGTCTTGCTCACAGCCCACACTTCAGATGAAAAGAAACTGAAAGGCTTGGACATTGGCGCGAATGATTACCTCACCAAGCCCTTCAACTTTGACATGCTGCTATCCAGAATCAGAAACCTGATTTCACAACGTGAGCTTTTGCAGAAGGTGTTTGAGAAGAAAGTGAGCGTGCAAGCCAGTGAAAACGAGATCGTGTCACTGGACGATAAGCTTATAAGAAAGGCGATTAAGTACGTGGAAGACAACCTGAGTGATCCGGAGTTATCAGTGGAGGCAATGAGCCGGGAACTGGGTGTGAGCAGGGTGCACCTCTATAAAAAGATGGTAGCTATTACGGGGCAGTCGCCAGTAGAATTCATTAGGAAGATACGCTTGCAGCATGCCCTCCAGTTTCTGGAAAAGAGCCAATTAACAGTGGCTGAGGTCGCCTACAAAGTGGGCTTCAACAACCGAAAATACTTCACTAAGTATTTTAAGGAGGAATACAACATCCTGCCCTCGCAGTACGCAGAAAGCAAACTTGCGGAGAAAAAAGATGCGTAA
- a CDS encoding glycoside hydrolase family 5 protein — MVKNFTRPFLRLTSAAMLALGIISFGCKSTVPKKSTATQTPVEKHGDLNVVGTKIVDQNGKVVQLRGMSFFWSQWQGGFYNRSMVKWLKNDWQNTIVRTAMGVDMGGYLKNPEAEKEKVIRLVESAIQEGIYVIIDWHDHEAHKHTEEAKAFFAEMAQRFGQYPNVIYEPYNEPLENTDWATEIKPYHEAVIREIRKYDPDNLIVCGTRMWSQRVDEAAENPILQRNIAYTLHYYAATHKQELRDIATQAINKGAALFVTEFGTCAADGNGKVDEAESRAWWAFLDQHQISWCNWSVADKDEAASALKPGSPTTGPWTEAHISASGQLVRQELLGKAKLEKQ; from the coding sequence ATGGTTAAGAATTTCACCAGACCTTTTCTTCGCCTTACCTCTGCAGCCATGCTGGCGCTAGGGATCATTAGCTTTGGGTGCAAAAGCACCGTCCCAAAGAAATCTACCGCAACCCAAACGCCCGTGGAAAAACATGGCGATTTGAACGTCGTGGGGACTAAGATTGTGGACCAGAACGGCAAAGTGGTGCAGTTGCGGGGCATGTCTTTCTTCTGGAGCCAGTGGCAAGGCGGCTTTTACAACCGATCTATGGTAAAATGGCTCAAAAACGACTGGCAGAACACCATCGTTCGGACGGCCATGGGCGTAGACATGGGTGGTTACCTGAAGAACCCCGAGGCGGAGAAAGAAAAGGTGATCAGGTTGGTGGAATCGGCCATTCAGGAAGGCATTTACGTGATCATTGACTGGCACGACCATGAGGCGCACAAGCATACCGAGGAAGCAAAAGCCTTTTTCGCGGAGATGGCCCAGCGCTTCGGGCAGTACCCCAACGTGATTTATGAGCCCTACAATGAGCCCTTGGAAAACACAGATTGGGCCACGGAGATCAAACCGTATCACGAAGCCGTAATCCGGGAAATTAGGAAGTATGACCCTGATAACCTCATTGTTTGCGGCACCAGAATGTGGTCGCAGCGGGTGGATGAGGCTGCCGAGAACCCCATTCTGCAACGGAACATCGCCTACACCCTCCACTACTACGCCGCCACCCACAAACAGGAACTGCGCGACATCGCCACTCAAGCCATCAACAAAGGAGCAGCGCTGTTTGTGACGGAATTCGGCACCTGCGCCGCTGACGGAAACGGCAAGGTAGACGAAGCAGAATCCAGGGCCTGGTGGGCTTTTCTGGACCAGCACCAGATCTCCTGGTGCAACTGGTCAGTAGCCGACAAAGACGAAGCGGCCTCAGCCCTGAAACCGGGCTCTCCTACTACTGGCCCCTGGACCGAAGCCCATATCAGCGCTTCCGGTCAACTGGTTAGGCAGGAGCTGTTAGGGAAAGCGAAGTTGGAGAAGCAGTAA
- a CDS encoding AraC family transcriptional regulator: protein MSSIYREITPLTQNDCFTIFSRVKQEFNFPLHYHEDFELNFIYNAAGAKRVVGDHVEIIDDLELVLVGSNLPHGWFTHQCKSEEIVEITIQFHKDLLDEKFLRRNQLSFIRTLLERAAKGISFSREIKETFRPRLELLTQKGGFDSVLELISILHDLSISRNMRTLSNSSFTSDQFNYYSRRIEKAFEYMQTYYDKEVSLADVAKVVNMPEVSFSRFIKKRTGKTFIESLNEIRLGHASRMLIDTTETISEVSFKCGFNNLSYFNRIFRRKNGCTPKEFRQNYSGSRVFI, encoded by the coding sequence ATGAGCTCTATTTACCGTGAAATTACGCCCTTAACCCAGAATGATTGCTTCACCATCTTCTCCAGGGTAAAGCAGGAGTTTAACTTTCCGCTCCATTACCACGAGGATTTTGAGTTAAACTTCATTTACAACGCTGCCGGCGCCAAACGGGTAGTGGGGGACCACGTTGAAATTATTGATGATCTGGAGTTGGTACTGGTAGGCAGCAACCTGCCCCACGGATGGTTTACGCACCAGTGCAAGAGCGAAGAAATAGTGGAGATCACCATCCAGTTTCACAAAGACTTGCTGGACGAGAAGTTTCTGCGCCGGAATCAGTTGAGTTTTATCAGGACCTTGCTGGAAAGGGCCGCAAAAGGCATTTCCTTTTCACGCGAGATAAAGGAAACGTTCAGGCCCCGTCTGGAACTGTTAACCCAGAAAGGTGGCTTTGACTCTGTGCTGGAACTGATTTCCATTCTGCACGATTTGTCTATTTCCCGCAACATGCGGACGCTCTCCAACAGCTCCTTCACCTCGGACCAATTCAATTATTACAGCCGAAGAATAGAGAAGGCCTTTGAGTACATGCAAACCTACTATGACAAAGAGGTTTCCTTAGCCGATGTGGCTAAAGTAGTGAACATGCCCGAAGTCTCTTTCAGTAGGTTTATCAAAAAACGGACAGGAAAAACCTTCATTGAAAGCCTTAACGAAATCAGGTTGGGCCACGCCTCCCGCATGCTCATTGACACCACCGAGACCATTTCTGAGGTTTCATTCAAATGTGGGTTCAACAACCTGTCTTACTTCAACCGCATTTTCCGGCGCAAAAACGGGTGCACACCCAAAGAGTTCCGCCAGAATTACTCCGGTTCTAGGGTGTTTATCTAA
- a CDS encoding glycoside hydrolase family 9 protein translates to MRNLYKTLGGALLCLSFSGALAQSSPQTQKETKGQESVRLNQLGFYPNAAKIAVVVGENKGGKFFLKSASGAKTVYTGQLSASKLTELSNKPTRVADFSQFSTPGTYVLEIPGVGTSYSFEIKPQVHQEVAAAAIKGFYFQRTAIDLPEKYAGKWHRPAGHPDDKVLVHASAATAQRPTGTVISSTKGWYDAGDYNKYIVNSGITMGTLLSAYEDFPKYYQTQNLNIPESQNPVPDLLDEALWNLRWMLTMQDPNDGGVYHKLTNASFDGMVMPDKATSPRYVVQKGTGAALNFAAVMAQASRVYKNFSKEFPGLSDSCLTAATKAWAWAQKNPNVAYEQEEINKNFGPDVTTGAYGDKDFSDEFIWAAAELYTTTKDESYYKAVPMLPDAKMPLPSWAQVRLLGYYTLLRNKDHKSAAVQKDLPEIKKRLLQLTDGMASGAATGAYRTVMGRAKEDYIWGSSSVAANQGIALVQAYNLTGNKKYLQAALSNLDYLLGRNAVGYSFVTGYGDKSTMYPHHRPSIADGIAEPVPGLLSGGTNANANKQDKCPGYTATAPDEMYLDSDCSYAANEIAINWNAPLVYLAGAIEALQQQAGFAAKKTK, encoded by the coding sequence ATGCGTAATTTGTACAAAACCCTTGGTGGAGCCCTGCTCTGCCTTTCTTTTTCTGGTGCTTTAGCCCAGAGTTCCCCCCAAACCCAGAAAGAAACCAAGGGTCAGGAAAGCGTCAGATTGAATCAATTGGGTTTTTACCCAAATGCCGCTAAAATAGCCGTGGTGGTGGGCGAGAACAAAGGAGGTAAGTTCTTTTTGAAGTCTGCAAGTGGGGCTAAGACGGTTTATACCGGGCAACTTTCGGCTTCCAAACTCACTGAGTTGTCAAACAAACCAACCAGGGTAGCTGATTTCAGCCAGTTTAGCACTCCGGGCACTTATGTGCTGGAGATTCCGGGGGTGGGCACTTCTTATTCTTTCGAGATTAAGCCCCAGGTACACCAGGAAGTAGCGGCAGCCGCTATTAAAGGATTTTACTTCCAGCGCACGGCCATTGACTTGCCAGAGAAATATGCGGGAAAGTGGCACCGGCCCGCGGGGCACCCAGACGACAAGGTGCTGGTGCATGCCTCGGCGGCTACAGCCCAACGCCCCACTGGTACGGTGATTTCCTCCACCAAAGGGTGGTATGATGCCGGTGACTATAACAAGTACATTGTGAACAGCGGCATCACCATGGGTACTCTGCTTTCGGCTTATGAAGATTTCCCTAAGTACTACCAAACTCAGAACCTGAACATTCCTGAAAGCCAGAACCCCGTTCCTGATCTGCTGGATGAGGCACTTTGGAACCTGCGTTGGATGCTGACCATGCAGGACCCGAACGATGGAGGCGTGTACCACAAACTCACCAATGCCTCTTTTGACGGAATGGTCATGCCAGACAAAGCCACCTCTCCGCGTTATGTGGTGCAGAAAGGAACCGGAGCGGCCCTAAACTTTGCGGCAGTAATGGCGCAGGCGAGCCGGGTGTACAAGAACTTCTCCAAAGAGTTTCCGGGCTTGTCTGATTCCTGCCTCACCGCTGCCACCAAGGCTTGGGCATGGGCACAGAAAAACCCTAACGTGGCGTATGAGCAGGAGGAGATTAACAAAAACTTTGGCCCGGACGTGACCACCGGCGCTTACGGCGACAAAGACTTTAGTGATGAATTTATCTGGGCAGCCGCGGAACTGTACACCACTACCAAAGATGAGAGCTATTACAAAGCCGTGCCTATGTTGCCAGACGCTAAGATGCCTCTGCCCAGTTGGGCCCAGGTGCGGTTATTAGGCTATTATACCTTGCTGCGGAACAAAGACCACAAAAGTGCCGCCGTGCAGAAAGACCTGCCTGAGATTAAAAAAAGACTTCTGCAATTAACCGATGGCATGGCTTCCGGAGCTGCAACTGGGGCGTACAGAACCGTGATGGGCCGGGCCAAGGAAGACTATATCTGGGGTAGCTCCTCGGTGGCCGCAAACCAGGGTATTGCGCTGGTGCAGGCCTATAACCTTACCGGCAACAAAAAATACCTTCAGGCTGCCCTTTCTAATTTGGATTATCTGCTGGGCCGAAATGCGGTGGGCTACTCCTTCGTAACCGGGTACGGCGATAAATCTACCATGTACCCGCACCATCGCCCTTCCATAGCCGATGGCATTGCTGAACCAGTCCCTGGCTTGCTATCGGGAGGAACCAATGCTAACGCGAACAAGCAGGATAAGTGCCCGGGCTACACCGCCACGGCACCAGATGAGATGTACCTTGACTCAGATTGTTCTTACGCCGCTAATGAGATCGCCATCAACTGGAACGCCCCGCTGGTGTACT